One Rhea pennata isolate bPtePen1 chromosome 3, bPtePen1.pri, whole genome shotgun sequence DNA segment encodes these proteins:
- the TBXT gene encoding T-box transcription factor T isoform X1, producing the protein MSSPGTEGAGKPLQYRVDHLLSAVESELQAGSEKGDPTERELRVTLEDNELWLRFKELTNEMIVTKNGRRMFPVLKVSVSGLDPNAMYSFLLDFVAADGHRWKYVNGEWVPGGKPEPQAPSCVYIHPDSPNFGAHWMKAPVSFSKVKLTNKLNGGGQIMLNSLHKYEPRIHIVRVGGPQRMITSHSFPETQFIAVTAYQNEEITALKIKYNPFAKAFLDAKERSDHKDMMEEVGDNQQSGYSQLGSWLIPGTGSLCPPANPHPQFGAPLSLSPAHSCERYSSLRNHRSAPYPNPYTHRNNSPTYADNSSACLSMLQSHDNWSSLGVPTHTTMLPMSHSTGTATSSSQYPNLWSVSNSTITPVSQSSGMSNGLSSQFLRGSPAHYTALPHPVATASSASPLYDGGATTDLPDSQYDASAHARLASTWTPVTPPSM; encoded by the exons ATGAGCTCCCCCGGCACGGAGGGCGCGGGCAAGCCCCTGCAGTACCGCGTGGACCACCTGCTGAGCGCCGTGGAGAGCGAGCTGCAGGCGGGCAGCGAGAAGGGCGACCCCACGGAGCGCGAGCTGCGCGTCACGCTGGAGGACAACGAGCTGTGGCTGCGCTTCAAGGAGCTCACCAACGAGATGATCGTCACCAAAAACGGCAG GAGGATGTTCCCGGTGCTGAAGGTGAGCGTGTCGGGCCTGGACCCCAACGCCATGTACTCCTTCCTGCTGGACTTCGTGGCGGCCGACGGGCACCGCTGGAAGTACGTGAACGGCGAGTGGGTGCCGGGCGGGAAGCCGGAGCCGCAGGCGCCCAGCTGCGTCTACATCCACCCCGACTCGCCCAACTTCGGCGCGCACTGGATGAAGGCGCCCGTCTCCTTCAGCAAAGTCAAGCTCACCAACAAGCTCAACGGCGGCGGGCAG ATCATGTTGAACTCCCTGCACAAGTATGAGCCTAGGATTCATATAGTGAGAGTTGGTGGCCCGCAGCGGATGATCACCAGCCATTCCTTCCCAGAGACGCAGTTTATAGCTGTGACAGCATACCAGAACGAGGAG atcacagctttaaaaataaaatacaatccATTTGCAAAGGCATTTCTTGATGCAAAAGAAAG AAGTGATCACAAAGACATGATGGAGGAAGTGGGAGACAACCAGCAGTCTGGGTATTCGCAAT TAGGTAGTTGGCTTATTCCTGGGACTGGGTCTCTGTGCCCGCCTGCAAATCCTCACCCTCAGTTTGGAGCACCCCTGTCACTCTCCCCCGCTCACAGCTGTGAAAGGTACTCATCGCTGAGGAATCACCGGTCTGCCCCTTACCCCAATCCCTACACCCATAGAAACAACTCGCCAA CCTATGCCGATAATTCCTCTGCCTGCCTTTCCATGCTCCAGTCCCATGACAACTGGTCCAGCCTAGGAGTTCCCACACATACGACTATGCTGCCCATGAGTCACAGCACTGGCACAGCCACCAGCTCCAG tcaATATCCTAACTTGTGGTCTGTGAGTAACAGCACCATCACACCGGTGTCTCAGTCAAGTGGGATGTCCAATGGCCTGAGCTCCCAGTTTTTACGTGGCTCTCCAGCACACTACACTGCCCTTCCTCATCCAGTCGCTACCGCCTCCTCTGCATCCCCGCTGTATGACGGCGGTGCAACTACAGACCTTCCGGACAGCCAGTACGATGCCTCCGCGCATGCTAGGCTAGCATCCACGTGGACGCCTGTCACCCCACCTTCCATGTAA
- the TBXT gene encoding T-box transcription factor T isoform X3 translates to MSSPGTEGAGKPLQYRVDHLLSAVESELQAGSEKGDPTERELRVTLEDNELWLRFKELTNEMIVTKNGRRMFPVLKVSVSGLDPNAMYSFLLDFVAADGHRWKYVNGEWVPGGKPEPQAPSCVYIHPDSPNFGAHWMKAPVSFSKVKLTNKLNGGGQIMLNSLHKYEPRIHIVRVGGPQRMITSHSFPETQFIAVTAYQNEEITALKIKYNPFAKAFLDAKERSDHKDMMEEVGDNQQSGYSQSYADNSSACLSMLQSHDNWSSLGVPTHTTMLPMSHSTGTATSSSQYPNLWSVSNSTITPVSQSSGMSNGLSSQFLRGSPAHYTALPHPVATASSASPLYDGGATTDLPDSQYDASAHARLASTWTPVTPPSM, encoded by the exons ATGAGCTCCCCCGGCACGGAGGGCGCGGGCAAGCCCCTGCAGTACCGCGTGGACCACCTGCTGAGCGCCGTGGAGAGCGAGCTGCAGGCGGGCAGCGAGAAGGGCGACCCCACGGAGCGCGAGCTGCGCGTCACGCTGGAGGACAACGAGCTGTGGCTGCGCTTCAAGGAGCTCACCAACGAGATGATCGTCACCAAAAACGGCAG GAGGATGTTCCCGGTGCTGAAGGTGAGCGTGTCGGGCCTGGACCCCAACGCCATGTACTCCTTCCTGCTGGACTTCGTGGCGGCCGACGGGCACCGCTGGAAGTACGTGAACGGCGAGTGGGTGCCGGGCGGGAAGCCGGAGCCGCAGGCGCCCAGCTGCGTCTACATCCACCCCGACTCGCCCAACTTCGGCGCGCACTGGATGAAGGCGCCCGTCTCCTTCAGCAAAGTCAAGCTCACCAACAAGCTCAACGGCGGCGGGCAG ATCATGTTGAACTCCCTGCACAAGTATGAGCCTAGGATTCATATAGTGAGAGTTGGTGGCCCGCAGCGGATGATCACCAGCCATTCCTTCCCAGAGACGCAGTTTATAGCTGTGACAGCATACCAGAACGAGGAG atcacagctttaaaaataaaatacaatccATTTGCAAAGGCATTTCTTGATGCAAAAGAAAG AAGTGATCACAAAGACATGATGGAGGAAGTGGGAGACAACCAGCAGTCTGGGTATTCGCAAT CCTATGCCGATAATTCCTCTGCCTGCCTTTCCATGCTCCAGTCCCATGACAACTGGTCCAGCCTAGGAGTTCCCACACATACGACTATGCTGCCCATGAGTCACAGCACTGGCACAGCCACCAGCTCCAG tcaATATCCTAACTTGTGGTCTGTGAGTAACAGCACCATCACACCGGTGTCTCAGTCAAGTGGGATGTCCAATGGCCTGAGCTCCCAGTTTTTACGTGGCTCTCCAGCACACTACACTGCCCTTCCTCATCCAGTCGCTACCGCCTCCTCTGCATCCCCGCTGTATGACGGCGGTGCAACTACAGACCTTCCGGACAGCCAGTACGATGCCTCCGCGCATGCTAGGCTAGCATCCACGTGGACGCCTGTCACCCCACCTTCCATGTAA
- the TBXT gene encoding T-box transcription factor T isoform X2 gives MSSPGTEGAGKPLQYRVDHLLSAVESELQAGSEKGDPTERELRVTLEDNELWLRFKELTNEMIVTKNGRRMFPVLKVSVSGLDPNAMYSFLLDFVAADGHRWKYVNGEWVPGGKPEPQAPSCVYIHPDSPNFGAHWMKAPVSFSKVKLTNKLNGGGQIMLNSLHKYEPRIHIVRVGGPQRMITSHSFPETQFIAVTAYQNEEITALKIKYNPFAKAFLDAKERSDHKDMMEEVGDNQQSGYSQCSWLIPGTGSLCPPANPHPQFGAPLSLSPAHSCERYSSLRNHRSAPYPNPYTHRNNSPTYADNSSACLSMLQSHDNWSSLGVPTHTTMLPMSHSTGTATSSSQYPNLWSVSNSTITPVSQSSGMSNGLSSQFLRGSPAHYTALPHPVATASSASPLYDGGATTDLPDSQYDASAHARLASTWTPVTPPSM, from the exons ATGAGCTCCCCCGGCACGGAGGGCGCGGGCAAGCCCCTGCAGTACCGCGTGGACCACCTGCTGAGCGCCGTGGAGAGCGAGCTGCAGGCGGGCAGCGAGAAGGGCGACCCCACGGAGCGCGAGCTGCGCGTCACGCTGGAGGACAACGAGCTGTGGCTGCGCTTCAAGGAGCTCACCAACGAGATGATCGTCACCAAAAACGGCAG GAGGATGTTCCCGGTGCTGAAGGTGAGCGTGTCGGGCCTGGACCCCAACGCCATGTACTCCTTCCTGCTGGACTTCGTGGCGGCCGACGGGCACCGCTGGAAGTACGTGAACGGCGAGTGGGTGCCGGGCGGGAAGCCGGAGCCGCAGGCGCCCAGCTGCGTCTACATCCACCCCGACTCGCCCAACTTCGGCGCGCACTGGATGAAGGCGCCCGTCTCCTTCAGCAAAGTCAAGCTCACCAACAAGCTCAACGGCGGCGGGCAG ATCATGTTGAACTCCCTGCACAAGTATGAGCCTAGGATTCATATAGTGAGAGTTGGTGGCCCGCAGCGGATGATCACCAGCCATTCCTTCCCAGAGACGCAGTTTATAGCTGTGACAGCATACCAGAACGAGGAG atcacagctttaaaaataaaatacaatccATTTGCAAAGGCATTTCTTGATGCAAAAGAAAG AAGTGATCACAAAGACATGATGGAGGAAGTGGGAGACAACCAGCAGTCTGGGTATTCGCAAT GTAGTTGGCTTATTCCTGGGACTGGGTCTCTGTGCCCGCCTGCAAATCCTCACCCTCAGTTTGGAGCACCCCTGTCACTCTCCCCCGCTCACAGCTGTGAAAGGTACTCATCGCTGAGGAATCACCGGTCTGCCCCTTACCCCAATCCCTACACCCATAGAAACAACTCGCCAA CCTATGCCGATAATTCCTCTGCCTGCCTTTCCATGCTCCAGTCCCATGACAACTGGTCCAGCCTAGGAGTTCCCACACATACGACTATGCTGCCCATGAGTCACAGCACTGGCACAGCCACCAGCTCCAG tcaATATCCTAACTTGTGGTCTGTGAGTAACAGCACCATCACACCGGTGTCTCAGTCAAGTGGGATGTCCAATGGCCTGAGCTCCCAGTTTTTACGTGGCTCTCCAGCACACTACACTGCCCTTCCTCATCCAGTCGCTACCGCCTCCTCTGCATCCCCGCTGTATGACGGCGGTGCAACTACAGACCTTCCGGACAGCCAGTACGATGCCTCCGCGCATGCTAGGCTAGCATCCACGTGGACGCCTGTCACCCCACCTTCCATGTAA